A section of the Eublepharis macularius isolate TG4126 chromosome 1, MPM_Emac_v1.0, whole genome shotgun sequence genome encodes:
- the PRR18 gene encoding proline-rich protein 18: MSLPPLAPPLAAARRSQPRKPLQQLPPAATPRRAAAAAPVKPLRKGRGGTPPAPECSDAFSNSWSSASLQKRLPRSTAAQGSKNSATTQTVAAPASALPPPPARGRSVLAPPGSDTRSCEGLCPAQGGRGEAALRFSLSLPPEAVRLLQRRSLEKQQRQQRARTPRHASLDAAKLPLAAVGVAGGDLRTLLKVSLLNECHRYDDVEYEEAAGASGACQVDEGLVRKCTEWLRGVESATARDHGDKLDTLPHLSTL, encoded by the coding sequence ATGTCCCTGCCTCCTCTCGCGCCGCCACTTGCTGCCGCCCGCCGCTCGCAGCCTAGGAAGCCGCTGCAACAGTTGCCACCAGCGGCGACTCCTAGAAGGGCTGCGGCTGCGGCTCCAGTCAAGCCGCTGCGAAAAGGTCGCGGCGGGACGCCACCGGCCCCGGAGTGCTCCGACGCTTTCTCGAATTCCTGGTCCAGCGCTTCCCTCCAGAAGCGCTTGCCGCGCAGCACAGCCGCCCAAGGGAGCAAGAACTCCGCGACGACCCAAACAGTAGCAGCGCCAGCGTCGGCGCTCCCTCCGCCTCCTGCCCGGGGACGCTCGGTCTTGGCGCCGCCGGGCTCCGACACGCGCTCCTGCGAGGGACTTTGCCCGGCGCAAGGCGGGCGCGGGGAGGCTGCGCTGCGCTTCTCGCTCAGCCTCCCTCCGGAGGCAGTTCGGCTGCTGCAGCGCCGGAGCCTGgagaagcagcagcggcagcagcgcgCGCGGACCCCCCGGCACGCCTCCCTCGACGCAGCAAAGCTCCCCCTGGCGGCGGTCGGGGTTGCCGGCGGAGACTTGCGCACCCTCCTGAAAGTCTCGCTGCTCAACGAGTGCCACAGGTACGACGACGTGGAGTACGAAGAGGCGGCGGGCGCCTCCGGAGCCTGTCAGGTGGATGAGGGGTTGGTGCGCAAGTGCACCGAGTGGCTCCGAGGCGTGGAGAGTGCCACTGCTCGGGACCACGGTGACAAATTGGACACCCTGCCTCACTTGAGCACCCTCTGA